The genomic segment CCGGACATGCGGGGCATGCGAATATCCGTGACGATCAGGTCCGGCCGGTGTGCGAGCGCCAGCTCCAGCGCCGTATCGCCGTCGTCGGCGTCCAGCACCTCGTCCACGCCCCAAGCCGACCAGGGGATCTGTTTAACGAGACCGTTGCGAATTTCCCTTTCGTCGTCGACTATCAAGATCCGGACCATTGCGCCGCCTCCTCGGATTTTCACTGTTAGAATGGCATCGATAACGGAATGAGGCTTTGATCTCCATTTTGCGCAGGGTCTGCGTGCGCCGCTATAAGCTATTTTAGACGAATGCAGGGCATTTTTATCTCTGATGCGGGACCAAGCTTCCGCTTTGTCTCCTGGCTCAATATTTCTCCTCCGAAGGCATCCATTCCTTCCCAAATAAGAGAAAAACACCGATTCCGTCAAATCCGCACGACACGGTGCGGACTCGTTCGGAATCGGTGCTTGCGGCGGCATCGGTTATGCCGGCATCGCCTTAGATAAATAGCGGCGGGACGTTTTCGGTCAGCTCCAGCACGCCTACGATGTCCTCGTCGGAATTGCGGACCGGGTAGTAAATCGTATGTCCGGCCCCCCGGTCCCGGCGCGTAGGCCGCCCGGAGAACGCGCGCAGGATCTCCGGCCAGAGCGGCATGATATCGCTGCCCTCGGCCGGCAGCGCGCCGCCCGCGACCATGATCTCGCCAAGCGCGGGATTTTCCGGCCGCCGGATCCACAGCGCCGCATACGGACGACGGAGCGGATCGATTCGCTCCGTCAGCAGGAGCACCCGCTTCAGGGCGTTGAAGTGATCTTCCACGAAGTCGATCTCGTCGCCCAGCGCGAATTGGCTGTCCGTGCCGGCGACCTTCAGCGGATATTCGCGCCGTTCGGGCGGCATGACGTCTTCGAGGAAGTCGCCCGGCAGAAACAACGCGCCCAGCCTTGCGATTTCCATCAAGCTGTACGTTTTCGGCATCGCGATTTTCGCCCCCTTATCCCAGAATCGCCCACAAGCTTTGCTTCAGGTCGTTAAACGTTTCCGACGGCCGGCCCTCGTGCAGCGACGCCTGGGGCGCCTCGCTGAACATGGCGTTTTCCCACTCGTAGGGCGGCCTGTCGAGAAAATTCGGCTTGCCGGGCCACCAAGCGCCCGGCGCCAGGCCGAACGAATCGACGATCGCCTCGGCCATCCGCTCCCTGCCGAGCCCGGCAGGCTGCTCGCCGATCCACTGCTCCATACAGTCCGCGACCTGCATCGCATTTCGAAGCGCTTTGAGCCGGATCGACGGGATCGGTCCCTCGAGGCCGAACAGTTCGTCTCCAGGGTAGAACATCGTCTCGCTGCCTTCCGCATCGGGGGTCTCTTGCCAACCGTCCCCCCACTTCGTGTTTTCCCAATACACGAATCCGTCCACGCCTCGCGCCACGGCGGCCAGCGGCGAGATCGCGGTGGCGAGCAGGGGCCGAGAGATGCGCTCCGCCCCGCCGTAGGTCCATATCTCGCAGCCGGCATCGCGCAGCACGTCCAGACTCTCCGGGAACCAGGAAAACATCTGGTGATTGACGACCCACAGCTTGATGAGATTCGCGTACTTCTCGAAGTGCAGCCCGTAGCTCCAGCTGGCATCGGTCCGGAAGACGAATTTCGCGCCACTCTCCTTTTCCAGCACGCCCTTCGCCAGATCGTAATAAATGTCGTTCACCTTCTCGTCCCAGACGAAGCGCGTCTCGTCGCCGTCGTAGGGGAACAGCTTATACCGCTTCTTGTGGTTCAGGAATAGCTCGAACTTCGTCCGCAGCCAACCGCGCTCGGTGAAGTGGCGGTGGAATTCCTCCATGATCCCCGCGAACTCCGTGCGATAGCCCTTCGTTCCGAACTTGACGTAGTCGGCCGGCCAGTGAAAGTTGAACGGCAAGTACATGTACGGAATCGGAATCGCGCCGCGCTTCGTGCCTTCGAAGGCGGAGCCGTCCAGATAAGGACCGAAGTGCTCGTCGAACGTAGACCAGTCCTTGACGCGCATCTCCTTGCCTCGGCCCTCGATCTCGGGAATAAATGCGGCGGGGATGCGACCCGAATGCTCGTATGGCAAATAATGCAGCAGGCAGCGGTGCTCGTGGGCCATGCGGAAAAACGCCTGCTCCGTCCTGAAATACGTGCCGTCCTCGTAGCGGTCCGGATTGCGCCTCAGGCTGCCGATCCGGCGCGAAAGGTTGTCGGCGTAGCTGTTCAGGTCGGCGATCACCAGCGATTCGTCCGGCACGGCCGTTTGAAGCACGCGCAGCCGAATCTCGTGCGTATCGATCCCGCTGCCCGTCGTCGCGCGGAGCGCGCCGCGGTAATCCCCTGGCCGGACGCCGGCAGGGACGAACAGGTCCACCCAGACGGCCGCGTAGGCCTGGCCCTCGACTTCGTTCGCGGCCGAGATCGCGGACAAGGTGCGGGGCCCCGCGTCTCCGCCGTCCAGCGGCACCAAAGCGTCGGGGTAATACCGGCCTTTCACGCGATGATACCACTGCGCGAAAAAGACGAATTCGCCGGCGCCGATCTCATCGTGCTCGCCCCGAAGGGGATCGACCTCGAAGCGGATCGCGGATGGCCCCGCGTCATCGAGCCTGACGATCAACTGAAAAGATAAGTACGCGTTGCGCGGAGAAGCCGGATTCGACGAAACCTCGGCCAGCTCGGCCAACGACCCGGCGCGGGCCTGCTCCTCGAGCACCTCCCCGGTCTGCGGACAGACGCGGACCATATCGTGAATCAGATAGCTGCTGCTCATGCCCTAACCTCCTGTCGCTGCGTTTGTTTGGCGTTGAGCGCCGAGACGGCGATGTCCGAAGCAAAGATGCGGGTCCCCTTGCGATTCGTCGCCAGCACCGTCCTGCGTTCTCCGGGCAGCAGATTGAAGTAGTTGTCCGAGAACATCGTATGATCGATCGGACACTCCAGCTTGACGAACCGGGCGAACGTATCGGTCTCGATCGTGACGCGCACGCCGTCCGGTCCTTCTTCCTTGGTCGCTTGCAGCCGGCAGGGACTGAACCGCAGATCCTTTTGCTCGGCGAAAAAGAAATGATTGTCGTAGACGTCTTCCCGCGCGCTGCGAGCGAACATGAACCGGGACCGCTTGTCGATGACGCCAAGGCGCCACTCGATCTCGGCGGGCGCATACTCGACGATCTTCATGGACGCATTGGCCGCGACGCGAACCTCGAACGACTGCTCGTAGATCGACTGGCCGAAGCAGCTGCGCACGCCGACCGCGATCGTATCGTCGAATGCCTCGTCGCTGTCGTTGGTCATCCAGACGGAGATCCGTCCTTCGTCCTCCTTGAACGACAGCAGCAGCGGATGATAGAAGCGACGGGCATAGTAGTATGAGGCCTTCGGGAACAAGTAATAGTCGATCAGGCTCCAGCTGATGCCCGGCCAGCAGTCGTTGAGCTGCCAGATCAGGGAGCCCCCGTTCTCGGGCATGCGCCTGCGGAAGTGCTCGACGCCGAACTTAAGCCCCTCCGCCTGGCACAGCATCGAGAAGTCGATGTACTCGTCCAGATCGCGCGGCAGTCCCGAGTAGCCCGCCATCGTGATGGTCGCCTTTTCCGGCTCGTAGTCCTTGTTGCGATAATCGACCTCGAAGCTGCCGTAATAGAGCTCTTCCTCCGGGATGGTGCGCCGAAGCGTCTCCTTTACCGTGCTGCCGTGAATGCCGAACTCGCTGCTGAACTTGGAGGTGTCCTCCGCGAATCGCCGGTAGGAGATGCCGTACGGCGAGACGTCCATCTTGGAGGCTTCGCCGTAATGGCGCGGATAAACGTCCCCCGCCCACACGGCCCAGTTGTGCGTATCGCCTTCGTCGAAGCTGTTCGGATCGTTGCCGCCCCAAGGCGAGCTGGGCCAATAGAGCCGCGTCGGGTCGAGCTGCGCCAGCAGCTCGGGCATCAGCTCGTGGAAAATTTTCGCGCCGTAGAATCGCGTGTCGCTGCGGTAGTACATCTTTTCGCTATGGATGGCCTGGCTCTCGTTGTTGCCCGCCCAGATCGCGATGCACGGATAGCTGCGCAGCGCCTTCACGTTGGCCACGATCTCCGCGCGTACGCTAGCCATGAACGCCTCGTCGTAATCGGGCACCTCGCTGCAGGAGAACATGAAGTCCTGCCATACCAGCAGGCCTTGACGGGAGCAGGCCCGGTAGAACGCCGCCTTTTCATAGACGCCGCCCCCCCAAACGCGCAGCATGTTCATGTTCGCTTCGCGGGAGAGCGTCACGAGGTCCTCGTAGCGCTCGTCGGGAATCGCGCCGATGAAGTTGTGGGCGGGAATCCAGTTCGCGCCTTTGGCATAGATCGGTCTCCCGTTCAGTACGAACTGGAAGCGGGGGCTGCCGCTCTCCGATTGAAGACGGACCTCGATCGTGCGGATGCCGACCTCCTCGGACAACGTATCGACGAGCTCGCCGTCCGCAAGCAGATTTACGGTCAGGTCGTACAGGAAGGGCTCGCCGTGATCGAACGTCCACCAGAGCGAAGGCTGCTCCACCGCGAACCGTACGCTGATCTTGCCGTCCTTCGCATCCGTCTCGTACCGGACTTCGCCGTCGCGTCCGCGCAGGATCGTCTCGGCCGTCAGTCGCGCGTCTGCGCGGCGGTGCCTGACTTCGGCTTCGACCTCGACCTCCGCGCGGTCCGGGCCGATCGACAGCGTCTTGAAGTTCAGGTGCGCGAGCCGCGCCGCATGGACCACCTTCAGGCGGACTTCCTTCCAGATGCCGGCGGTCACGATGCGGGGGCTCCAGTCCCACGAAAAATTGCATGCGCACTTGCGCAGCCATATTCGTTCGTAATTGACCTTGGACCAGAAGCGGGAGACGTCCTGCTTGGCCGCGTATTCGACGACCGGATCGAAGCGGACGACGAGCACGTTGCCCTTCTCCTTCAGCTTGCCGGCGAGCTCCGCCTCGACGGGCAAGAACATATTGCCTGCGACGGCGACCGATTCGCCGTTCACGAACACCTCCGCGAGCGTGTCCAGGCCGTCGAGCTCCAGCATCAGGCTGGCCGTCTCCACGTCGTTCGGACGGTCGAATACCGTGCGGTACACCCATGTTTTCCGCTCGATCCACAGGCAAGTTTGGTCGTTGGTCGAAAAGAACGGGTCCTCGATGCGCCCGTGCGCCAAGAGCGTCGAATGCACGTCCCCCGGAACCGCCGCAGCCAGCCATTCCGTATCGTCGAAGCTCGTACCGTGCACGGCTTCCGGAATGTTCTCCCTTCCGTCGAAGCCTTGTATTTTCCAATCTCGGTCCAGTTCTACAGCGTTCGTCTTGATCGGTGTCATCGTCCATTCCTTCCCGGCCTTCGCCTCGAAACGCCATGTGTTGTATGCGTTATCTATCATGTTAGAGAGGACGCCGTTCTTTATAAACGAGACATTGCTGGCTTTTACTGAGAAGCTTTTGTCCGCTCGGACCGTATCCATTCGCCGACGGCCAGCAAACCTAAGCCTTGCGTGAACGCGGTGACCTGGAGCGGAATCGTCCGGTAGCCTTCCAGATCTGCCTGAACCGCGGTCCCCGACGATCCGCCCAGGACATTCCCTTCCGCGTCGAC from the Cohnella hashimotonis genome contains:
- a CDS encoding glycoside hydrolase domain-containing protein, yielding MSSSYLIHDMVRVCPQTGEVLEEQARAGSLAELAEVSSNPASPRNAYLSFQLIVRLDDAGPSAIRFEVDPLRGEHDEIGAGEFVFFAQWYHRVKGRYYPDALVPLDGGDAGPRTLSAISAANEVEGQAYAAVWVDLFVPAGVRPGDYRGALRATTGSGIDTHEIRLRVLQTAVPDESLVIADLNSYADNLSRRIGSLRRNPDRYEDGTYFRTEQAFFRMAHEHRCLLHYLPYEHSGRIPAAFIPEIEGRGKEMRVKDWSTFDEHFGPYLDGSAFEGTKRGAIPIPYMYLPFNFHWPADYVKFGTKGYRTEFAGIMEEFHRHFTERGWLRTKFELFLNHKKRYKLFPYDGDETRFVWDEKVNDIYYDLAKGVLEKESGAKFVFRTDASWSYGLHFEKYANLIKLWVVNHQMFSWFPESLDVLRDAGCEIWTYGGAERISRPLLATAISPLAAVARGVDGFVYWENTKWGDGWQETPDAEGSETMFYPGDELFGLEGPIPSIRLKALRNAMQVADCMEQWIGEQPAGLGRERMAEAIVDSFGLAPGAWWPGKPNFLDRPPYEWENAMFSEAPQASLHEGRPSETFNDLKQSLWAILG
- a CDS encoding beta-mannosidase codes for the protein MIDNAYNTWRFEAKAGKEWTMTPIKTNAVELDRDWKIQGFDGRENIPEAVHGTSFDDTEWLAAAVPGDVHSTLLAHGRIEDPFFSTNDQTCLWIERKTWVYRTVFDRPNDVETASLMLELDGLDTLAEVFVNGESVAVAGNMFLPVEAELAGKLKEKGNVLVVRFDPVVEYAAKQDVSRFWSKVNYERIWLRKCACNFSWDWSPRIVTAGIWKEVRLKVVHAARLAHLNFKTLSIGPDRAEVEVEAEVRHRRADARLTAETILRGRDGEVRYETDAKDGKISVRFAVEQPSLWWTFDHGEPFLYDLTVNLLADGELVDTLSEEVGIRTIEVRLQSESGSPRFQFVLNGRPIYAKGANWIPAHNFIGAIPDERYEDLVTLSREANMNMLRVWGGGVYEKAAFYRACSRQGLLVWQDFMFSCSEVPDYDEAFMASVRAEIVANVKALRSYPCIAIWAGNNESQAIHSEKMYYRSDTRFYGAKIFHELMPELLAQLDPTRLYWPSSPWGGNDPNSFDEGDTHNWAVWAGDVYPRHYGEASKMDVSPYGISYRRFAEDTSKFSSEFGIHGSTVKETLRRTIPEEELYYGSFEVDYRNKDYEPEKATITMAGYSGLPRDLDEYIDFSMLCQAEGLKFGVEHFRRRMPENGGSLIWQLNDCWPGISWSLIDYYLFPKASYYYARRFYHPLLLSFKEDEGRISVWMTNDSDEAFDDTIAVGVRSCFGQSIYEQSFEVRVAANASMKIVEYAPAEIEWRLGVIDKRSRFMFARSAREDVYDNHFFFAEQKDLRFSPCRLQATKEEGPDGVRVTIETDTFARFVKLECPIDHTMFSDNYFNLLPGERRTVLATNRKGTRIFASDIAVSALNAKQTQRQEVRA